From the genome of Rhodobacteraceae bacterium Araon29, one region includes:
- the flgD gene encoding flagellar basal body rod modification protein (acts as a scaffold for the assembly of hook proteins onto the flagellar basal body rod; Rhodobacter sphaeroides has 2 copies of many flagellar genes; the Rhodobacter protein in this cluster is associated with a set of flagellar genes acquired by lateral gene transfer; these genes are not normally expressed), with product MDIAASPKVDFETFVKMLTTQLKNQDPMDPMDSASFASQLAAFSSVEQQVLSNNHLETIKTHLGSSDLLSFTNWIGKFAKVTGPAHFSGTSIDIAISMPESTERAELVVKNEAGSVIFRKLISNDTKEYNWQGEDTAGEIAESGTYQFFVETFKKDASQGETEMAAYQKVKEVQFEEGQYSIIFSGGLVADPKTISAVRD from the coding sequence ATGGATATTGCAGCAAGCCCCAAAGTAGATTTTGAAACTTTTGTCAAAATGCTAACCACACAGCTAAAAAATCAAGATCCGATGGATCCGATGGATTCAGCAAGTTTTGCCAGTCAATTGGCCGCTTTTTCCTCCGTTGAACAACAGGTTCTCAGCAACAATCACCTCGAAACAATTAAAACCCATTTAGGGTCCTCTGACCTTTTGTCATTTACAAACTGGATCGGTAAGTTTGCCAAAGTGACAGGACCTGCGCATTTTTCCGGGACATCAATTGATATTGCCATATCTATGCCTGAAAGTACTGAACGGGCAGAGTTGGTTGTAAAAAACGAAGCCGGGTCCGTTATCTTTCGAAAACTGATATCCAATGATACCAAAGAATATAACTGGCAGGGTGAGGATACAGCTGGCGAAATTGCAGAAAGCGGAACCTATCAATTCTTTGTTGAGACATTCAAAAAGGATGCCAGTCAGGGTGAAACAGAGATGGCAGCCTATCAAAAAGTTAAAGAGGTGCAGTTTGAAGAAGGTCAGTATAGCATCATTTTTTCAGGAGGATTGGTGGCCGATCCAAAAACAATTTCCGCTGTAAGAGATTAA
- a CDS encoding phosphotransferase — translation MESLPTEQLTHELIDHGILKAPAEWTQLAGGRSNRVWHLRTNNDLDLCVKLYPKDPWENPLFANDPLGEHTCLKALAPHGLSPTPVAFIETSVGPCLVYEHISGTILEDQVKLIAQCLAQLHQLPALDGLRDASVGSEQIGEDGLHILGMCQTPTKMRLRNLMPDTYVTFVSQRRMIHADPVPANIIVSEGKAKLIDWQCPAFGDPAEDLCHFLSPAMQWLYCQSILPDVEVSSFISSYAKYSAAFDKSRFLDLRAWYSWRIAAYCLWQVEHGNSAYQRPLELEISALEKPHAKIA, via the coding sequence ATGGAAAGCTTGCCAACCGAACAGCTGACGCATGAACTGATAGATCATGGGATATTAAAGGCCCCCGCGGAATGGACCCAACTGGCGGGGGGGCGGTCAAATCGTGTTTGGCACTTAAGAACGAATAATGATTTGGATTTATGTGTAAAGCTCTATCCAAAAGACCCTTGGGAAAACCCCCTATTTGCAAATGATCCTTTGGGTGAACACACATGCCTAAAGGCCTTGGCGCCACATGGGCTTAGTCCAACACCTGTTGCATTTATTGAAACATCGGTTGGCCCTTGTCTGGTCTATGAGCATATTTCAGGCACCATCCTTGAAGACCAAGTTAAACTGATCGCTCAATGCTTGGCGCAGTTGCACCAGTTACCAGCCTTAGATGGTTTGCGCGATGCGTCCGTTGGCTCTGAGCAAATTGGCGAAGATGGGCTGCATATACTTGGCATGTGTCAAACCCCTACCAAAATGCGGCTTCGAAACCTTATGCCTGATACCTATGTTACGTTCGTTTCACAGCGGCGGATGATCCACGCCGATCCTGTTCCTGCAAACATTATTGTGAGTGAAGGCAAGGCAAAATTAATTGATTGGCAGTGCCCTGCCTTTGGCGATCCAGCCGAAGACTTATGCCATTTTCTATCGCCCGCAATGCAGTGGCTTTATTGTCAATCCATTTTGCCTGATGTCGAGGTTTCTTCTTTTATAAGCAGTTACGCTAAATACTCTGCAGCGTTTGATAAGTCCCGCTTTTTAGATTTGCGCGCTTGGTATTCGTGGCGAATCGCTGCTTATTGTCTGTGGCAGGTTGAACATGGAAATTCAGCCTATCAAAGGCCGCTAGAGCTTGA